The Naumovozyma dairenensis CBS 421 chromosome 1, complete genome genome includes a region encoding these proteins:
- the SPB1 gene encoding 27S pre-rRNA (guanosine2922-2'-O)-methyltransferase (similar to Saccharomyces cerevisiae SPB1 (YCL054W); ancestral locus Anc_1.13), whose protein sequence is MGKTQKKNSKGRLDRYYYLAKEKGYRARSSFKIIQINEKFGHFLEKSKVVIDLCAAPGSWCQVASKLCPVNSLIIGVDIVPMKPMTNCITFQSDITTEDCRSKLRGYMKTWKADTVLHDGAPNVGLGWVQDAFTQSQLTLQALKLAAENLVVGGTFVTKIFRSKDYNKLIWVFQQLFDKVEATKPPASRNVSAEIFVVCKGFKAPKKLDPRLLDPKDVFEELPDGPQNMESKIYNPEKKVRKRQGYEEGDNLLYHEKDIIEFVKTEDPITMLGETNKFTINKEDHEWNILRKMKQTTKEFLLCIEDLKVLGKKDFKMILKWRKAARDLLGIDKENEKPEIEVTPLTEEEQIEKELQDLQEKKKLSQKREKRKKNETKQKELVRMQMNMLTPTDIGIEAANLGKESLFNLKTAEKTGILSELAKGKRRMLFTDEELTKDDEIHIDENLVRERDDMVDADDLEKELDSMYQSYKSRRAERNANFRAKQARGGDNEDEWAGFGEKDQENGEGAEEPKDYIDDDNDTDLSDSDDDDDAINSLISKIKGTSGDSKLSSKARRLFNDPIFDNVTADLPSKNDDFTSSESVGDLSKVSKKRKIQEIQKNDSDSSDEEEDSGSDFELVANDVTTDEAFDSDYDSEEERKQTAKEKHSADIDIATVEAMTLAHQLALGQRTKHDLVDEGFNRYAFRDTENLPDWFREDEKEHSKINRPITKEAVMALKEKMRALNARPIKKVAEAKARKRMRAVARLEKIKKKAGLINDDNDKSEKDKSEEIAKLMRKVTKKQKQKPRVTLVYASGKNKALSGRPKGIKGKYKMVDGVMKNEQRALRRIAKKHQKKKKRT, encoded by the coding sequence ATGGGTAAGACacagaagaaaaatagTAAAGGTCGTTTGGATAGGTACTATTACCTTGCGAAAGAAAAAGGTTACCGTGCtcgttcttcttttaagattattcaaatcaatGAAAAGTTTGGCCATTTCTTAGAAAAATCCAAAGTTGTCATTGATCTTTGTGCTGCACCTGGTTCATGGTGTCAAGTCGCTTCAAAATTATGTCCTGTAAATTCTCTTATCATTGGTGTTGATATCGTACCAATGAAACCAATGACAAATTGTATTACTTTCCAAAGTGATATTACTACTGAAGATTGTCGATCCAAGCTAAGAGGTTATATGAAAACATGGAAAGCTGACACCGTTCTACATGATGGTGCCCCTAATGTTGGTTTAGGTTGGGTGCAAGATGCCTTCACTCAATCGCAATTGACTTTGCAAGCCTTAAAATTGGCTGCCGAAAACCTAGTTGTCGGTGGTACTTTCGTTACAAAAATCTTCAGATCTaaagattataataaattaatttggGTTTTCCAACAATTATTTGACAAAGTTGAAGCTACTAAACCACCGGCTTCAAGAAATGTATCTGCAGAAATTTTCGTCGTTTGTAAGGGTTTCAAAGCTCCAAAGAAATTGGATCCAAGATTATTAGATCCAAAAGACgtttttgaagaattaccTGATGGTCCACAAAATATGGAATCCAAGATCTACAATCCAGAAAAGAAAGTTAGAAAGAGACAAGGTTATGAAGAAGGTGACAACTTACTTTATCATgaaaaagatattattgaatttgttaAGACAGAAGATCCTATCACCATGCTTGGTGAAACTAATAAATTCACAATAAACAAAGAAGACCATGAATGGAATATCTTGaggaaaatgaaacaaacaacaaaggAATTCCTACTCTGTATTGAAGATCTGAAAGTCTTAGGTAAGaaagatttcaaaatgataCTTAAATGGAGAAAAGCTGCTAGAGATTTATTGGGAATAGataaggaaaatgaaaagCCAGAAATTGAAGTCACTCCGTTgactgaagaagaacaaattgaaaaagaattacaagatttacaagagaaaaagaaactatCTCAAAAACGtgaaaagagaaagaagaatgaaACGAAACAGAAAGAATTGGTCAGAATGCAAATGAACATGCTAACACCTACTGATATTGGTATTGAAGCTGCCAATCTTGGTAAGGAATCCCtcttcaatttgaaaactgCTGAAAAGACTGGTATTCTTTCTGAATTGGCTAAAGGTAAGAGAAGAATGCTTTTCACTGATGAGGAATTGAccaaagatgatgaaattcaTATCGATGAAAATTTAGTAAGGGAACGTGATGACATGGTAGATGCAgatgatttggaaaaagaattagattCCATGTATCAAAGTTATAAGTCTAGAAGAGCTGAAAGGAATGCTAACTTCAGAGCTAAACAAGCAAGAGGGGGTGATAATGAAGACGAATGGGCTGGATTTGGAGAGAAAGACCAGGAAAATGGAGAAGGTGCAGAAGAACCTAAAGAttatattgatgatgacaaTGATACAGATCTTTCTGATTctgacgatgatgatgatgccATCAATTCTTTGATTAGTAAAATAAAGGGCACGTCTGGTGATAGTAAATTAAGTTCTAAAGCTCGTagattatttaatgatcCAATCTTCGATAATGTTACTGCAGATTTACCTAGtaaaaatgatgattttaCCTCCTCAGAATCTGTTGGTGATCTTTCGAAAGTTAGTaagaagaggaaaattcaagaaattcaaaaaaatgattctGATAGTAgcgatgaagaagaagatagTGGATCAGATTTCGAACTTGTTGCGAATGATGTCACCACTGATGAAGCATTCGATTCTGATTATGattctgaagaagaaaggaaacaaaCTGCGAAGGAGAAACACTCTGCAGATATCGATATTGCAACAGTAGAAGCAATGACATTGGCTCATCAATTGGCATTAGGTCAAAGAACAAAGCATGATTTGGTTGATGAAGGGTTTAATAGATACGCTTTCCGTGATACAGAAAATCTTCCAGATTGGTTCCGTGAAGATGAGAAGGAACATTCCAAGATTAATCGACCTATTACCAAGGAAGCTGTTATGgctttgaaagaaaaaatgagAGCATTGAATGCCCGTCCAATTAAGAAGGTAGCAGAAGCTAAAGCTAGGAAGAGAATGCGTGCAGTTGCTCGTCTagaaaagattaagaaGAAGGCAGGTTTGATTAACgacgataatgataaatctgAAAAGGATAAATCTGAAGAAATTGCCAAATTAATGCGTAAAGttacaaagaaacaaaagcAAAAACCACGTGTTACATTGGTGTATGCATCGGGGAAGAACAAAGCTTTATCTGGTAGACCAAAGGGTATTAAAGGTAAGTATAAGATGGTTGATGGTgttatgaaaaatgaacaaaGAGCATTGAGACGTATTGCCAAGAAGCaccaaaagaagaagaagagaacTTAA